One window of Proteiniborus ethanoligenes genomic DNA carries:
- a CDS encoding FtsB family cell division protein produces the protein MKEKKRRKGLKIRHILVCIMVIYVGTTFINQQKLIVALNKEKIEKQNEIDRLNSEIKDIEEKLEYTDSLEYIEKMAREELKMVMPDEIIFIDKNRNKDKPIKGIDN, from the coding sequence ATGAAAGAGAAAAAGAGAAGAAAAGGACTTAAAATAAGACATATATTAGTTTGCATCATGGTTATTTATGTAGGAACAACTTTTATTAATCAACAAAAACTAATAGTAGCTCTTAATAAGGAAAAGATAGAAAAGCAAAACGAGATAGATAGATTGAATAGTGAAATCAAAGATATTGAAGAAAAACTAGAGTATACGGATTCCTTAGAGTATATTGAAAAGATGGCAAGAGAAGAACTAAAGATGGTAATGCCAGATGAGATAATATTCATAGATAAAAACAGAAATAAGGACAAGCCTATTAAAGGCATTGATAACTGA
- a CDS encoding S1 RNA-binding domain-containing protein, whose product MPVLVGNVVEGTVSGITNFGAFIQLPEGKTGLVHISEISHDYVSNVSEYLKKDQAVKVKVLSISDEGKISLSIRQAEPKKSKKQPAEIDWSKSDDKQKFMSFEDKMAKFLKDSSEKQEQLKKKDTKRGFGAKNRKS is encoded by the coding sequence ATGCCCGTTTTAGTTGGTAACGTAGTTGAAGGTACAGTTAGTGGTATTACAAACTTTGGTGCTTTTATTCAACTACCTGAAGGAAAAACAGGACTAGTTCATATTTCTGAAATATCACATGATTATGTAAGCAATGTAAGCGAATACTTAAAAAAAGACCAAGCTGTAAAAGTAAAGGTCTTATCAATTAGCGATGAGGGAAAAATCAGCTTATCAATAAGACAAGCTGAGCCTAAAAAATCAAAAAAGCAACCAGCAGAAATAGACTGGAGCAAGAGTGATGATAAGCAAAAATTTATGTCTTTTGAGGATAAGATGGCTAAGTTTTTAAAAGATAGTAGTGAAAAGCAAGAACAGCTTAAGAAAAAAGATACGAAAAGGGGCTTTGGAGCAAAAAATCGAAAATCATAG
- the spoIIE gene encoding stage II sporulation protein E: protein MISRIETFPREDQGRWNIKSLKEIAKVINSSTIIISVLSYLIGKSSIMEGLTPFGIAFVTAYLIKYGGLSLVPIFASLGIVTVHGLESYQYLSALWFVFFTYKILNPKFKDSAIKSSVFAASVLMIFKSIYVIINDFYIYDLMLTMFEGIVVFTLTYIFAYSIPTVDTDFNRVFSNEEVICGSIMLALAVSGLGDMSLFGMSIKNVIGIVIVLLLSYNKGPAIGTVVGITIGVVTSMSQINLPFVISIYGFAGLLSGLFKEVGKIGSCIGFILGSIIMSFYIDGASQTILKNKEIVLAIGIFLIMTKLLKGLSSKVIIGISNRTQIEDAYSNRVKDMTYNRLNEISQVFEELGDTFRRVSDKSKIVEQKDVSNLINEVVDHVCKQCYLCKFCWESDFYTTYGSMFDMLGTIETRGNISTDLMPDIFKKRCTKTDAIAQRLNYLFHIYKLDYKWENKIIESRQLVSQQLEGMSKVIKDLANEIHRDVRFKQDVEKEIYAGLRKSRINVDKVIVTETEREDFEIYLEIRTHNSEDTINKAISIASEIIGIQLANDKYCSSSRYDGKKLKFKLVRANRFGAITKVSRIDKGLIGVSGDNYTFGEKCNNYFAVISDGMGVGHKANQESHITISLLEKFLEAGFDKELALKTINSVLVLKSSEEMLATIDMSIVDLYRGKSQFIKIGSAPTFIKRKDKVQIINSHSLPVGILRDVDIQVYEEELEDGDFIIMVSDGILDANYDEDNKERWMANIIQKIESLNPQTIADDIMDAALDVCEGKANDDMTVLVTKIWKRR from the coding sequence ATGATAAGTAGAATAGAAACATTCCCTAGAGAGGATCAGGGACGCTGGAATATTAAAAGTCTAAAAGAAATAGCTAAAGTCATAAATAGTAGCACTATAATAATTAGTGTATTATCCTATCTCATAGGAAAGTCATCTATTATGGAGGGATTAACTCCTTTTGGAATAGCTTTTGTCACTGCATATCTAATAAAATATGGTGGATTAAGTCTTGTTCCTATATTTGCGTCTTTAGGCATAGTAACAGTCCATGGACTTGAGAGCTATCAGTATCTTTCTGCCTTGTGGTTTGTATTTTTCACCTATAAGATACTAAACCCTAAATTTAAAGACAGTGCCATTAAGTCTTCTGTATTTGCAGCCTCAGTTTTAATGATTTTTAAAAGCATATATGTAATCATAAATGATTTTTACATTTATGATTTGATGCTGACTATGTTTGAAGGAATAGTTGTGTTTACTCTAACCTATATATTTGCATATAGTATTCCTACAGTAGACACTGATTTTAATAGAGTGTTTTCAAACGAGGAAGTAATATGCGGTTCAATAATGCTTGCGCTGGCGGTATCAGGCTTGGGAGATATGAGTTTGTTTGGTATGTCTATAAAAAATGTTATTGGAATAGTAATAGTTCTTTTGCTTTCCTACAACAAGGGTCCAGCAATAGGCACTGTAGTAGGGATTACTATAGGTGTGGTAACATCTATGTCGCAGATTAATTTGCCCTTTGTTATATCCATATACGGGTTTGCAGGACTGTTATCAGGACTATTCAAAGAAGTGGGGAAAATTGGTAGCTGTATAGGTTTTATTCTAGGCAGTATTATTATGTCCTTCTATATAGATGGCGCCTCACAGACAATATTAAAGAACAAAGAGATAGTCCTGGCTATTGGCATATTTTTGATAATGACTAAATTATTAAAGGGATTGAGCAGTAAGGTTATTATAGGTATATCAAATAGAACTCAAATAGAGGATGCTTATTCAAATAGGGTAAAAGATATGACATATAATAGACTTAATGAAATATCACAGGTTTTTGAAGAGCTTGGAGATACTTTTAGAAGAGTATCAGATAAGAGTAAGATAGTAGAGCAAAAAGATGTTTCAAATCTCATTAATGAAGTTGTAGATCATGTTTGTAAGCAATGCTATCTTTGCAAATTTTGTTGGGAAAGCGACTTTTATACTACATATGGTTCTATGTTCGATATGCTAGGGACCATAGAAACTAGAGGCAATATATCTACTGACCTGATGCCAGATATATTTAAGAAGAGATGTACAAAAACTGATGCTATAGCACAGAGGTTGAACTATTTATTCCATATTTACAAATTAGACTATAAATGGGAAAACAAAATAATTGAGAGTAGACAATTAGTATCTCAGCAGTTAGAAGGAATGTCCAAGGTAATTAAAGACTTGGCAAATGAAATACATAGAGATGTAAGATTTAAGCAGGATGTAGAAAAGGAAATTTATGCAGGGTTAAGAAAGAGCAGGATAAATGTTGATAAGGTAATTGTTACAGAAACTGAAAGAGAGGATTTTGAAATATACCTAGAAATAAGGACGCATAATAGTGAAGATACCATAAATAAGGCCATATCAATTGCCTCTGAAATCATAGGTATCCAGCTTGCAAACGATAAATATTGTTCTAGCTCAAGATATGATGGAAAAAAGCTAAAGTTCAAGCTGGTTAGAGCAAATCGTTTTGGTGCTATAACTAAAGTATCAAGAATAGATAAAGGACTTATAGGGGTATCAGGAGATAATTATACCTTTGGAGAAAAATGCAATAATTATTTTGCAGTCATTAGCGATGGTATGGGTGTAGGACATAAGGCAAACCAAGAAAGCCATATTACCATATCATTATTAGAAAAATTCTTAGAAGCTGGATTTGATAAAGAGCTAGCTTTAAAGACTATTAATTCAGTGCTAGTGCTAAAGTCATCAGAAGAAATGCTTGCAACAATTGATATGTCAATTGTTGATTTGTATAGAGGGAAGTCTCAGTTTATTAAAATAGGTTCAGCTCCAACCTTTATAAAGAGAAAAGATAAAGTTCAAATAATAAACTCTCATTCTCTTCCTGTAGGCATATTAAGGGATGTTGATATTCAGGTATATGAGGAAGAATTAGAAGATGGAGACTTTATTATTATGGTATCAGATGGTATCTTAGATGCAAACTATGATGAAGATAACAAGGAAAGATGGATGGCTAATATTATCCAAAAGATTGAAAGCCTCAATCCACAAACTATTGCAGATGACATAATGGATGCTGCCTTAGATGTATGTGAAGGAAAGGCAAATGATGATATGACTGTACTGGTTACGAAGATATGGAAGAGAAGATGA
- a CDS encoding vWA domain-containing protein, giving the protein MEKIIEFRQIMLITDGESNDGISPVSAAKEGHEKGVTTSTIGITNRGKEEGALKEIKDIAEAGGGVWEITHIQNLSMALSIATVKSVYKTIEEAVNKELKEIIGTELKDMHPQSRIKVTDMIDRLGDEINIKCCIVIDSSGSMASKVNIARNSILNLLRVLSQRKGKTEIAVISYPGKNGSQYDVLCDFTEDIDLLEKSLNKIQIGGNTPTGPAIESAIELLCKKDKFGIKIEEEIVFKSLSV; this is encoded by the coding sequence ATGGAAAAAATTATTGAGTTTAGGCAGATAATGCTTATAACAGATGGAGAATCCAATGATGGAATAAGCCCTGTAAGTGCAGCAAAGGAAGGACATGAAAAAGGGGTAACTACAAGTACCATAGGAATTACAAATAGAGGCAAGGAGGAGGGAGCTTTAAAAGAAATTAAAGATATAGCTGAAGCTGGTGGTGGAGTATGGGAAATAACCCACATTCAAAATCTTTCAATGGCCTTAAGCATAGCAACTGTTAAATCTGTATATAAAACAATAGAAGAGGCTGTTAACAAAGAACTAAAAGAAATAATAGGAACAGAGCTTAAGGATATGCACCCTCAATCTAGAATAAAGGTTACAGATATGATTGACAGGCTTGGAGACGAGATAAATATAAAATGCTGTATAGTTATAGATTCTAGTGGAAGTATGGCTAGTAAAGTTAATATAGCTAGAAATAGTATATTAAATCTTCTAAGAGTACTTAGTCAAAGAAAAGGAAAAACAGAAATTGCAGTAATAAGCTATCCAGGGAAAAACGGAAGTCAATATGATGTCTTGTGTGACTTTACTGAAGATATAGATTTATTAGAAAAATCACTTAACAAAATTCAAATAGGTGGCAATACTCCTACGGGACCTGCCATAGAAAGCGCCATAGAGCTACTTTGCAAAAAAGATAAATTTGGAATCAAAATAGAAGAAGAAATAGTATTTAAAAGTCTTAGCGTATAA
- a CDS encoding protein kinase domain-containing protein, giving the protein MLYISEKIFGKWNKNEYIVLSKLGEGGIGAVYKVKGSTGNIRALKISRDISSITREFDMMNKLKSIKHIPRAYEVDDYEKDGEVFYFFIMDYIEGYSIKDLIKHKDMKVKEIIGIGIILLNLLEIIYRIGYVYADIKPENIMLDKKKKRISFIDFGGVILKGQGIREYTPAYSMISWGIERNYDSITSLNFSIAMIITSMLLKKEFNPLIHNLEQVIWHIKHLVIDEELKKILIKALKCEIIHTDILKDKLKKAFKKTSSSLKAISKSSTKIKSYRKPEAIDAFFFFSMGLLLIVVIIGLNIYF; this is encoded by the coding sequence ATGCTATACATATCAGAAAAAATCTTTGGAAAGTGGAATAAAAATGAATATATAGTATTGTCTAAGCTTGGAGAAGGGGGAATAGGAGCAGTATATAAGGTTAAGGGCAGTACTGGAAATATTAGAGCTTTAAAAATAAGCAGAGATATAAGTTCAATAACCAGAGAATTTGATATGATGAACAAGCTTAAAAGCATTAAGCATATTCCAAGAGCATATGAAGTGGACGATTATGAAAAAGATGGTGAAGTTTTTTATTTTTTTATTATGGATTATATAGAAGGGTATAGTATAAAGGATTTGATAAAGCATAAGGACATGAAGGTTAAAGAAATAATAGGAATTGGAATTATTTTATTGAACTTATTAGAAATAATATATAGAATAGGATATGTATATGCAGATATAAAGCCTGAAAACATAATGCTAGACAAAAAAAAGAAACGAATCAGCTTTATTGATTTTGGAGGAGTAATTCTCAAAGGACAAGGGATTAGAGAATATACTCCTGCCTATAGTATGATATCTTGGGGAATAGAGAGAAATTATGATAGTATAACAAGTTTAAATTTCAGTATAGCCATGATAATCACTTCTATGCTGCTAAAAAAAGAATTTAACCCACTAATACATAATCTAGAACAGGTAATATGGCACATTAAACATCTTGTTATAGATGAGGAACTTAAAAAGATTTTGATTAAGGCACTTAAATGTGAAATCATACATACTGATATCTTAAAAGATAAACTGAAAAAGGCTTTCAAAAAGACTAGCTCATCTCTAAAGGCTATTAGTAAATCCAGTACTAAAATAAAATCCTATAGGAAACCAGAAGCTATAGATGCTTTTTTTTTCTTTAGTATGGGACTACTTTTAATTGTGGTTATAATAGGACTTAATATTTATTTTTAA
- the tilS gene encoding tRNA lysidine(34) synthetase TilS, with translation MKEKVRATIKKYNLIEKEDNIVIGVSGGPDSMALLYILNDIKQEMNFNIYVAHINHGIRKEEADADEEFVKDICSRLAISFYSTKVNMDEYAKKKKLTSEEAGREIRYSFFNKVLNIIGGGKIAVAHNKNDQAETLIMRFFRGTGLEGLRGMEYKNGNIIRPILDIHREEIESYCKKNHIDARIDRTNLEPIYGRNKTRLEVIPYIAKNYNSGIIDTLVRTARLMQMDSEFILEIVDRKYKDITIEEHTNSIVLNIKELNAEHYSIKSRIIRKAIEKINGSLKGIGEKHISDILRLAEENLTGKSINIIKNIIVKASYGNMIIEKENDQRKINFKSTIVTGQDIYIEEINASISSYILPVSKANIKDTNPFKKYFDYDKIKGRLCIRSRREGDRFIPLGMKGSKKLKDFFIDEKVPREERDNIPIIENDGNIIWIVGYRISEEYKVENSTKKVLVLEYKKQ, from the coding sequence ATGAAAGAAAAAGTAAGGGCTACAATAAAAAAATATAATCTAATAGAAAAAGAGGATAATATAGTAATTGGTGTTTCCGGTGGACCAGATTCTATGGCATTATTATATATACTCAACGATATAAAGCAGGAGATGAATTTTAATATTTATGTGGCTCATATTAACCATGGAATCAGAAAAGAAGAAGCGGATGCAGATGAAGAATTTGTTAAAGATATATGTTCAAGACTTGCTATTTCATTTTATTCTACGAAAGTAAACATGGATGAATATGCTAAAAAAAAGAAACTCACATCTGAGGAGGCAGGCAGAGAAATAAGATATAGTTTTTTTAATAAAGTATTAAATATTATTGGTGGAGGTAAAATTGCAGTAGCACATAATAAGAATGATCAAGCAGAGACACTAATAATGAGATTTTTTAGAGGCACAGGCCTAGAGGGACTAAGGGGAATGGAATATAAGAATGGAAACATTATTAGACCTATTTTAGATATCCATAGAGAAGAAATAGAGAGCTATTGTAAGAAAAACCATATAGACGCTAGAATAGATAGGACAAACCTAGAGCCCATATACGGAAGAAATAAAACAAGACTAGAAGTAATACCCTATATAGCTAAAAACTATAATAGTGGAATTATTGATACATTAGTCAGAACTGCCAGACTTATGCAGATGGATAGTGAGTTTATACTGGAAATTGTAGATAGAAAATATAAAGACATAACTATTGAAGAACATACAAATAGTATAGTATTGAATATAAAAGAATTAAATGCTGAACATTATTCTATTAAATCAAGGATTATAAGAAAGGCTATTGAGAAAATAAATGGTAGCCTAAAAGGAATTGGCGAAAAGCATATTAGTGATATTCTTAGATTGGCAGAAGAAAATTTAACTGGAAAGAGTATTAACATTATTAAAAATATTATAGTTAAAGCAAGCTATGGCAACATGATAATAGAAAAGGAAAACGATCAGAGGAAGATTAACTTTAAGAGCACCATTGTCACAGGTCAAGATATATATATAGAGGAAATAAATGCTAGTATCTCATCATATATATTACCTGTATCCAAAGCAAATATTAAGGACACAAATCCTTTTAAAAAATACTTTGATTATGATAAAATAAAAGGTAGGCTTTGTATAAGAAGTAGAAGAGAGGGAGACAGATTTATTCCTCTTGGAATGAAGGGGTCTAAAAAGCTAAAGGATTTTTTTATTGACGAGAAAGTACCCAGAGAAGAAAGAGATAATATACCTATTATCGAGAATGATGGAAATATAATATGGATAGTAGGGTATAGAATAAGTGAAGAGTACAAGGTGGAAAACAGTACTAAAAAAGTATTAGTTCTAGAATATAAAAAACAATGA
- the hpt gene encoding hypoxanthine phosphoribosyltransferase — protein MKHNIKEVLVTYENIQAKVEEMGKEITKDYQGKDLMLVGVLKGAFMFLGDLAKNIEIPLTIDFMAVSSYGNSTESSGVVRILKDLEGGIEGKDILLVEDIIDTGLTLNYLVNNLKSRGAKSVKICTLLDKPERRLVNVEIAYKGFDIPDEFVVGYGIDFAEGYRNLKDICILKEEAYSHIL, from the coding sequence ATGAAACATAATATTAAGGAAGTACTTGTGACATATGAAAATATTCAAGCCAAAGTAGAAGAAATGGGAAAAGAAATTACAAAGGATTATCAAGGCAAAGACTTGATGCTTGTTGGTGTTCTTAAAGGTGCATTTATGTTTTTAGGGGATCTTGCTAAAAACATTGAAATACCACTTACTATTGACTTTATGGCGGTTTCTAGCTATGGGAATTCTACTGAATCTTCTGGTGTAGTTAGAATTCTTAAAGATTTAGAGGGCGGTATAGAGGGTAAAGATATATTATTGGTAGAAGATATAATAGACACTGGACTTACTTTAAATTATCTAGTAAATAATCTAAAATCTAGAGGAGCTAAAAGTGTTAAAATATGTACTCTTCTAGATAAACCAGAGAGAAGATTGGTAAATGTAGAGATAGCATATAAAGGTTTCGATATTCCAGATGAATTTGTAGTAGGATACGGTATAGATTTTGCAGAGGGCTATAGAAACCTTAAGGATATATGTATATTAAAGGAAGAAGCGTACAGTCATATATTATAA
- the ftsH gene encoding ATP-dependent zinc metalloprotease FtsH: protein MKRYFRGISFYLLIFIILIFAVQLLTKNVEESKIIDYTNLIEEINKDNVESITIVKNEDTVKGRLKDNTIFTLTLPTSSDKFYEDYLKVPIEQGRIKQVFGEPQPQTPWYLSALPTIFMILVFVVFWFVFMQQSQGGGNRVMSFGKSKAKMHKDEGKKITFADVAGLQEEKEELKEIVDFLRSPKKYIELGARIPKGVLMVGPPGTGKTYLTKAVAGEAGVPFFSISGSDFVEMFVGVGASRVRDLFETAKKNSPCIVFIDEIDAVGRRRGAGLGGGHDEREQTLNQLLVEMDGFGENEGIIIIAATNRPDILDPALLRPGRFDRQVYVGLPDIKGREEILKVHTRGKPLAQDVDLKVVARRTPGFTPADLENLVNEAALLTARHSLKEIPMSIIEEASTKVVAGPEKKSKVISEKERKLTAYHEAGHAVAAKLLPGADPVHMVTIIPRGRAGGFTMYLPEEDRNYATKGEMETTLVHMLGGRVAEQLVLEDISTGAQNDLERATKIARNMVTHYGMSENLGPMTYGTDDDEVFIGRDLARSRNYSEEVAAAIDKEMRRIIDKAYHKCEAILKENIDKLHKVAEALLEKETLDAKEFEELFVVA, encoded by the coding sequence TTGAAAAGATATTTCAGGGGTATAAGCTTTTATCTGCTTATATTCATAATACTAATTTTTGCCGTCCAGCTACTGACAAAAAACGTGGAAGAATCAAAAATTATTGACTACACAAATTTAATAGAAGAAATCAATAAAGATAATGTAGAGAGCATTACAATAGTAAAAAATGAAGATACTGTAAAAGGTAGGCTAAAAGATAATACAATTTTTACTCTTACTTTGCCTACTAGTTCAGATAAATTCTACGAAGATTATTTAAAAGTACCGATTGAACAGGGTAGAATAAAGCAGGTATTTGGAGAACCTCAACCCCAAACACCATGGTATCTTTCAGCTCTTCCAACAATATTTATGATTCTTGTATTTGTTGTTTTTTGGTTTGTATTTATGCAACAATCGCAAGGCGGTGGAAACCGTGTAATGTCATTTGGAAAGAGCAAAGCTAAAATGCACAAGGATGAAGGAAAGAAAATTACATTTGCTGATGTTGCAGGATTACAAGAAGAAAAAGAAGAGCTTAAAGAGATTGTTGATTTTCTGAGAAGCCCTAAGAAGTACATTGAATTAGGTGCTAGAATTCCTAAGGGAGTGTTAATGGTAGGGCCTCCAGGGACAGGAAAGACTTATTTAACTAAGGCTGTAGCAGGAGAAGCAGGAGTACCTTTTTTTAGCATTAGTGGTTCTGACTTTGTTGAAATGTTTGTAGGAGTAGGTGCTTCTCGTGTAAGAGATTTATTTGAAACAGCTAAGAAAAATTCACCATGCATTGTATTTATAGATGAGATCGATGCAGTAGGTAGAAGAAGAGGAGCAGGTCTTGGTGGAGGTCATGACGAAAGAGAGCAAACCTTAAATCAACTGCTAGTAGAAATGGATGGTTTTGGAGAAAATGAAGGTATAATTATCATAGCAGCTACAAATAGACCTGATATATTAGACCCAGCGCTTCTTAGACCAGGTAGATTTGATAGGCAAGTATATGTTGGACTTCCTGATATAAAAGGAAGGGAAGAAATTCTAAAGGTTCATACGAGAGGAAAACCATTAGCTCAAGACGTTGATTTGAAAGTTGTAGCGAGAAGAACTCCAGGGTTTACACCTGCAGATTTAGAGAACCTAGTTAATGAAGCTGCATTATTGACAGCTAGACATAGTTTAAAAGAGATACCTATGTCTATTATTGAAGAAGCATCAACTAAAGTAGTAGCAGGACCGGAGAAGAAGAGTAAGGTTATCAGCGAAAAAGAAAGAAAGCTAACTGCATATCACGAAGCAGGTCATGCAGTAGCAGCTAAACTTCTTCCAGGAGCAGATCCAGTTCATATGGTAACTATTATTCCAAGAGGAAGGGCAGGAGGATTTACTATGTATCTTCCTGAAGAGGACAGGAACTATGCAACTAAGGGAGAAATGGAAACAACCCTTGTTCATATGCTAGGAGGAAGAGTAGCAGAACAGCTTGTATTAGAAGATATTAGCACTGGTGCTCAAAATGACCTTGAAAGAGCAACCAAGATTGCAAGAAATATGGTTACTCATTATGGAATGAGCGAAAACTTAGGTCCTATGACTTATGGCACTGATGATGATGAAGTGTTCATTGGTAGGGACTTGGCTAGAAGCAGAAACTACAGTGAAGAAGTTGCAGCAGCTATAGATAAAGAGATGAGAAGAATAATAGATAAGGCTTACCACAAATGCGAAGCCATCTTAAAAGAAAATATAGATAAACTTCACAAAGTAGCAGAAGCATTGCTTGAAAAAGAAACCCTAGATGCAAAGGAATTTGAAGAATTATTCGTAGTAGCGTAA
- the citC gene encoding [citrate (pro-3S)-lyase] ligase — MNYLYKEQIIEVKTKADKIKVSNFLKEQGLILENDVEYTIAILIDDKIVGTGSLSGRILKCIAVQKEFQRLGISTRIVSNLVNEAYFRGNTHLFIYTIPKNEILFIDVGFYKIAEVLDKVCLLENQSNGIGSYTKKLAQHKVEGNNIASIIMNCNPFTLGHQYIIEKAASENDVLHVFIVWENRSSFPSEVRYHLVKEGTKHISNIVLHKGKDYIISDATFPSYFIKDKSSIVEAHTRLDIEIFKEYIVPALGINKRYVGEEPYCPITKQYNETMKALLPLAGVTVEEVKRIGVEDDYISASKVRSLIISGELSKTKKYLPKTTYDFLMSKEGLEIVNKMKDINRRH, encoded by the coding sequence ATGAATTATTTATACAAGGAACAAATAATAGAAGTAAAAACTAAAGCTGATAAGATAAAGGTGTCAAATTTTTTAAAGGAACAAGGACTTATTTTGGAAAATGATGTTGAATATACTATAGCTATTTTAATTGATGATAAAATAGTTGGCACAGGTTCTTTAAGTGGAAGGATATTAAAATGTATTGCAGTACAAAAAGAGTTTCAAAGATTAGGCATATCAACTAGAATTGTAAGTAATTTAGTAAATGAGGCTTATTTTAGAGGGAATACACATCTTTTTATTTATACAATTCCTAAAAATGAAATCCTATTTATTGATGTGGGCTTCTATAAAATTGCAGAGGTCTTAGATAAAGTGTGCTTGCTTGAGAATCAATCAAATGGAATTGGAAGCTATACAAAGAAATTAGCACAGCATAAGGTAGAAGGTAATAATATAGCTTCTATTATAATGAATTGCAATCCTTTCACATTAGGTCACCAATATATTATAGAAAAGGCAGCAAGTGAAAATGATGTATTGCATGTGTTTATAGTATGGGAAAATCGGTCCAGCTTTCCTTCTGAAGTGCGTTATCATCTAGTAAAAGAAGGAACAAAGCATATATCAAATATTGTTCTTCATAAGGGTAAAGATTATATTATTTCTGATGCAACATTTCCTTCGTATTTTATTAAAGATAAGTCAAGTATAGTAGAAGCACATACTAGGCTTGATATAGAAATATTCAAGGAATATATAGTTCCTGCTTTGGGAATTAATAAAAGATATGTAGGGGAAGAACCCTATTGCCCAATAACGAAGCAATATAACGAGACAATGAAAGCTTTATTACCTTTAGCGGGAGTTACTGTAGAAGAAGTAAAAAGAATTGGTGTTGAGGATGATTATATAAGTGCTTCTAAAGTAAGAAGCTTGATTATATCTGGTGAACTATCAAAGACAAAAAAATATTTGCCTAAGACTACCTATGATTTCCTCATGTCAAAAGAAGGTTTAGAAATTGTGAATAAAATGAAGGATATAAATAGAAGACATTAA